Proteins encoded within one genomic window of Humulus lupulus chromosome 1, drHumLupu1.1, whole genome shotgun sequence:
- the LOC133819223 gene encoding uncharacterized protein LOC133819223, with protein sequence MENENNICTKSDVPRSKAIWNSESLNFFLDFCIKEVGDGHRPATYLDKVGYVNLITNMKKATGRDYTRPQLKNKWDGLKNEWKLWKQLKGKETGFGWCYDVKLCVMTLYGYLAYTDEEIELQSASIATYFVQHYYTTYIEKTPCMNSSQTGHMWLMEILKGNESRCYSMFRMEKDVFIKLCDELEANYGFKGSKRMCALEILGMFLFTLGHGAGNRLTQERFQYSGETVSRYFNKVLDVLCHMSVDVLKPPDLEFKDVPEEILKDSRYMPHFKNCIGAIDGVHVNAVIPPKDQVPFVGRKGIPTHNVMAICNFDRQFIYAYAGWEGSAHDTRIFYTALRDSTSNFPKPPQGKYYLVDAGYPQITSFLGLYKGQRYHLPQFQRRSKPTGYKEVFNQAHSSLRSVIERTFGVWKKRWKILRDMPSYPYQKQVKIVIASMTLHNYIRRHAKRDRHFEKIRDNPYYCVEDQTSIEDEDETARASNLNEMDNTRDLIAASLMGYN encoded by the exons ATGgaaaatgaaaataatatttgCACCAAGAGTGACGTACCAAGAAGTAAAGCAATATGGAATTCAGAGAGTTTGAATTTTTTCTTAGACTTCTGTATCAAAGAGGTTGGTGATGGGCATCGTCCTGCTACTTATTTAGATAAAGTTGGATATGTAAACTTGATTACAAATATGAAGAAAGCAACTGGAAGAGATTACACTAGACCACAATTGAAAAATAAGTGGGATGGATTAAAAAATGAATGGAAGCTTTGGAAGCAACTCAAGGGAAAAGAAACTGGCTTCGGATGGTGTTATGACGTTAAACTTTGTGTTATGAC ACTTTATGGCTATTTGGCAT ACACGGATGAGGAGATTGAGTTACAATCGGCGTCTATAGCTACATACTTTGTTCAACATTATTATACAACATATATTGAAAAGACACCTTGTATGAATTCTTCTCAAACTGGTCATATGTGGTTGATGGAAATATTAAAAGGAAATGAAAGTAGATGTTATAGCATGTTTAGGATGGAGAAAGATGTTTTCATTAAATTATGCGATGAATTGGAAGCTAATTATGGATTTAAGGGTTCAAAGAGAATGTGTGCTCTTGAGATATTAGGCATGTTTTTATTTACATTAGGTCACGGTGCTGGAAACCGATTAACACAAGAGCGATTCCAATACTCAGGTGAGACAGTTAGTCGATATTTCAACAAGGTTTTAGAtgttttatgtcatatgagtgtAGATGTATTAAAACCACCAGACCTAGAATTTAAAGATGTTCCTGAAGAGATATTGAAAGATTCTAGATATATGCCTCATTTTAAG aacTGTATTGGCGCAATAGACGGTGTACATGTGAATGCTGTAATTCCACCTAAAGATCAAGTACCATTTGTTGGTAGAAAAGGGATACCAACTCACAATGTCATGGCAATATGTAATTTTGATAGGCAATTTATATATGCATATGCTGGGTGGGAAGGTTCTGCTCATGATACAAGAATTTTCTATACAGCTTTACGTGATTCAACTTCAAATTTTCCAAAACCTCCCCAAG GAAAATATTATTTAGTGGATGCGGGATACCCACAAATTACAAGTTTTTTAGGACTATATAAAGGCCAAAGATACCATCTACCACAATTTCAACGACGTAGCAAACCTACTGGTTATAAAGAGGTATTCAACCAGGCACATTCTTCTCTTCGAAGTGTTATTGAAAGAACTTTTGGAGTATGGAAGAAAAGATGGAAAATATTAAGAGATATGCCTAGTTATCCATATCAGAAGCAAGTGAAAATAGTGATTGCATCAATGACCTTGCATAATTACATTCGAAGGCATGCAAAACGTGATCGACATTTTGAGAAAATTAGAGATAATCCATATTATTGTGTCGAAGATCAAACTAGtattgaagatgaagatgagacagCTAGAGCTTCAAATTTAAATGAAATGGACAATACTAGAGATCTGATTGCTGCAAGTTTAATGGGATATAATTAA